From Pseudodesulfovibrio alkaliphilus, one genomic window encodes:
- a CDS encoding methylated-DNA--[protein]-cysteine S-methyltransferase, whose product MKECIVADPLALSLTWESGRLVRLNVHWATAVAESHVLSDEARLLKQALFRYVSGLDPDWPALPYDLSGLTGFQRAALEVLARVPRGTMRTYGELAAEMGKPQAARAVGRAMATNPFPLIYPCHRVVGASGKLTGFSGEGGIKLKERLLRLEGAL is encoded by the coding sequence ATGAAGGAATGCATCGTCGCAGATCCCCTGGCCCTGTCCCTGACCTGGGAAAGCGGGCGCCTTGTCCGGCTCAACGTCCACTGGGCCACTGCCGTGGCCGAGTCGCACGTCCTCTCTGACGAGGCCAGACTGCTCAAGCAGGCGCTCTTCCGCTACGTGTCCGGCCTGGATCCCGATTGGCCCGCCCTGCCTTACGACCTCTCCGGGCTGACCGGATTCCAGAGGGCCGCCCTGGAGGTCCTGGCCCGGGTGCCTCGGGGGACCATGCGCACCTACGGCGAGCTGGCCGCCGAGATGGGAAAACCACAGGCCGCCCGGGCTGTCGGGCGGGCCATGGCCACCAATCCCTTTCCTTTGATTTATCCCTGCCACCGGGTGGTGGGGGCCTCGGGCAAGCTGACAGGCTTTTCCGGCGAGGGCGGCATCAAGCTCAAGGAACGTCTGCTTCGTCTCGAGGGGGCGCTGTAG
- a CDS encoding TIGR01212 family radical SAM protein (This family includes YhcC from E. coli K-12, an uncharacterized radical SAM protein.) gives MKRFHALSTHLRQLFGGRVLKIPLDAGFSCPNRDGTLSVDGCVFCNPSGSGSGLLSQGLDIPAQWAFWRSVHARRGGVERYTAYLQSFSNTHGPVSRLARTLDALAGLPGLVALSIGTRPDCLDSDKLDLLAERRKALGLADLTLELGLQSADDATLAHVGRGHDAAAFADAARAAAGRGLTVVAHVMAGLPTPGGREGRGHLAATVDFVNALPVQGIKFHNVYVARGTRLARLHAQGEYEPLTRDEYLEQLGHALERLAPTTVVHRLNANPAQGELLAPAWAGNMRALHNAVRAHLDAADIRQGRLWGPAAGASAWFSTESKGELP, from the coding sequence ATGAAAAGATTCCACGCCCTTTCCACTCATCTGCGCCAGCTCTTCGGAGGAAGAGTCCTCAAGATTCCTCTGGATGCCGGATTTTCCTGTCCCAATCGGGACGGAACCCTTTCCGTCGACGGCTGCGTTTTCTGCAACCCCTCGGGCTCGGGTTCGGGGCTGTTGTCCCAGGGGCTCGACATTCCGGCCCAATGGGCCTTCTGGCGTTCGGTCCATGCCCGGCGGGGCGGGGTTGAGCGGTACACGGCCTACCTGCAATCCTTTTCCAACACCCACGGCCCGGTGTCGCGGCTGGCCCGGACCCTGGACGCCCTGGCGGGGCTTCCCGGGCTGGTGGCGCTTAGCATTGGAACCCGGCCCGATTGCCTGGACTCCGACAAGCTCGATCTGCTTGCCGAGCGGCGCAAGGCTCTGGGTCTGGCCGACCTGACCCTGGAGCTTGGGTTGCAGTCGGCCGACGACGCCACTCTGGCCCACGTCGGCCGGGGGCACGATGCGGCGGCCTTTGCCGATGCGGCCCGTGCGGCTGCCGGGCGTGGGCTGACCGTGGTGGCTCACGTCATGGCCGGGCTGCCCACGCCGGGGGGGCGCGAAGGGCGCGGGCATCTGGCAGCCACAGTGGACTTCGTCAATGCCTTGCCCGTGCAGGGCATCAAGTTCCATAACGTGTATGTGGCCCGTGGCACTCGGTTGGCCCGGCTCCATGCGCAGGGCGAATACGAGCCTTTGACCCGGGACGAGTATCTCGAACAGCTGGGCCACGCCCTGGAGCGCCTCGCCCCGACCACGGTGGTCCACCGGCTCAACGCCAATCCGGCCCAGGGCGAGCTGCTAGCCCCGGCCTGGGCCGGGAACATGCGCGCCCTGCACAACGCGGTGCGCGCCCATCTGGACGCGGCCGACATCCGCCAGGGCAGGCTCTGGGGTCCGGCTGCCGGGGCGTCTGCATGGTTTTCAACGGAAAGCAAAGGAGAATTGCCATGA